One window of Dechloromonas sp. ZY10 genomic DNA carries:
- a CDS encoding tetratricopeptide repeat protein produces the protein MPPTSKFPLKPGSDSGRSSRLLSLRTLRVAAAGLLIGMTAPVFADNLPDVQRLIKQGQYPQALEKVDAYLASRPKDAQGRFLKGLIYTEMNRAGDAIAVFTKLTEDYPELPEPYNNLAVLHAQQKQYDKARSALEMAIRTHPSYAIAYENLGDIYAKLASQAYDKALQLDSANSATQNKLALIRDLITTSGRGNVKPSAAPSSAPAASTASATPAAKPAVASPPAPAATLPPPPPPVVAAKPSLTPATPAVAPATATGTTAKPSAESAGSKPDPAIEDINKALAAWSGAWMRKEMKAYFAAYASDFETPKGMSRKAWEEEREQRIAGKGGKISVSYDTPKITIEGNQATVKLRQHYKAPGISTSASKVMIFVRSGGKWLIKEEKSR, from the coding sequence ATGCCGCCGACCTCGAAATTCCCGCTCAAGCCCGGCTCCGACTCCGGTCGCAGCTCTCGCCTCCTGTCGTTGCGCACGCTGCGCGTCGCCGCTGCCGGCTTGCTGATTGGCATGACTGCGCCCGTCTTCGCCGACAATCTCCCCGATGTGCAGCGCCTGATCAAACAGGGACAGTACCCTCAAGCCCTGGAGAAAGTCGACGCCTATCTGGCCAGCCGCCCGAAAGATGCACAAGGCCGCTTCCTCAAGGGTCTGATTTACACGGAAATGAATCGTGCCGGCGATGCGATTGCAGTATTCACCAAGCTGACCGAGGACTACCCCGAACTACCGGAACCCTACAATAATCTGGCCGTGCTCCACGCCCAGCAGAAGCAGTACGACAAGGCCCGCTCCGCACTCGAAATGGCGATCCGCACCCATCCGTCGTACGCGATTGCCTACGAAAATCTGGGTGACATTTACGCCAAGCTGGCCAGCCAAGCCTATGACAAGGCCCTGCAACTTGACAGTGCAAATTCTGCAACGCAGAACAAACTGGCGCTGATCCGCGACCTGATCACCACCTCCGGGCGCGGCAATGTCAAACCCAGTGCTGCCCCCAGCAGCGCACCGGCTGCCAGCACAGCCTCCGCTACGCCAGCCGCCAAGCCTGCCGTCGCAAGCCCACCGGCACCCGCCGCCACGCTTCCACCACCGCCACCGCCGGTCGTTGCAGCCAAGCCCAGCCTGACTCCGGCAACGCCTGCCGTGGCACCGGCCACCGCGACCGGCACGACAGCCAAACCCTCAGCCGAGAGCGCTGGCAGCAAGCCGGACCCGGCAATCGAGGACATCAACAAGGCCCTGGCCGCCTGGTCTGGCGCCTGGATGCGCAAGGAAATGAAGGCCTACTTTGCCGCTTACGCGAGCGACTTCGAAACCCCCAAAGGGATGTCGCGCAAAGCCTGGGAAGAGGAACGCGAGCAGCGGATCGCCGGTAAGGGAGGCAAGATCTCGGTCAGCTACGATACGCCGAAGATCACCATTGAAGGCAACCAGGCCACTGTCAAACTGCGCCAGCATTACAAGGCCCCCGGCATTTCCACCTCGGCTAGCAAGGTCATGATCTTCGTCCGTAGCGGCGGAAAATGGCTGATCAAGGAAGAAAAATCCCGTTGA
- the cysS gene encoding cysteine--tRNA ligase, with protein MLKIFNSLKREKEAFTPIEPGKVRMYVCGMTVYDYCHLGHARVMVVFDMVYRWLKASGYDVTYVRNITDIDDKIIKRANENGETIQQLTNRFIACMHEDADALGVLRPDHEPRATEYVPQMQEIIQRLEANGLAYQAADGDVNYAVRKFPGYGKLSGKSLDDLRAGERVEVDSAKQDPLDFVLWKHAKPGEPAWPSRWGDGRPGWHIECSAMSSSILGQHFDIHGGGQDLQFPHHENEIAQSEGANCCTYVNYWMHNGFVRVDNEKMSKSLGNFFTIREVLQQYDAEVVRFFILRAHYRSPLNYSDAHLDDARRSLDTLYFTLRDVPPVAQEIDWDQPYAARFAAALNEDFDSHGAVAVLYELAAEANRQKSGELSGLLKALAGLIGLLERDPLAYLRGAVGAAGGPDEAEIDQLVADRVAAKKARNFAEADRIRDQLKSLGIVLDDTAQGTSWRRA; from the coding sequence ATGCTCAAGATTTTCAATTCCCTGAAGCGCGAAAAAGAGGCGTTTACTCCCATCGAACCGGGCAAGGTCCGGATGTACGTCTGCGGCATGACAGTCTACGACTATTGCCATCTTGGGCATGCGCGGGTGATGGTGGTGTTCGATATGGTCTACCGCTGGCTCAAGGCCTCCGGTTATGACGTGACCTATGTCCGCAACATTACCGATATCGACGACAAGATCATCAAGCGGGCCAACGAAAACGGCGAAACCATTCAGCAATTGACGAATCGTTTCATCGCCTGCATGCACGAGGATGCAGATGCCCTGGGTGTGCTGCGTCCCGATCACGAGCCGCGCGCTACTGAGTATGTGCCGCAGATGCAGGAAATCATTCAGCGCCTGGAGGCTAACGGCCTGGCCTACCAGGCCGCCGATGGCGACGTGAATTACGCGGTGCGCAAGTTTCCCGGTTACGGCAAGCTGTCCGGCAAATCGCTGGACGACTTGCGTGCCGGCGAGCGGGTCGAGGTCGACTCGGCCAAGCAGGATCCGCTCGATTTTGTGCTGTGGAAGCATGCCAAGCCAGGCGAGCCGGCCTGGCCGTCGCGTTGGGGCGATGGGCGTCCGGGCTGGCATATTGAATGCTCGGCGATGAGTTCGAGCATTCTTGGTCAGCATTTCGACATTCACGGCGGCGGCCAGGATTTGCAGTTTCCGCACCACGAGAACGAAATCGCCCAGTCCGAAGGCGCCAATTGCTGCACCTACGTCAATTATTGGATGCATAACGGCTTTGTCCGGGTGGACAACGAAAAAATGTCGAAGTCGCTCGGCAATTTCTTCACCATCCGCGAAGTACTGCAGCAGTACGATGCCGAAGTGGTACGTTTCTTCATCCTGCGGGCCCATTACCGCAGTCCGCTCAACTATTCCGACGCGCATCTCGACGATGCTCGGCGCAGTCTCGATACGCTGTACTTCACGTTGCGTGACGTGCCGCCGGTGGCACAGGAGATCGACTGGGACCAACCCTATGCGGCCCGCTTTGCCGCCGCCTTGAACGAGGATTTCGATTCTCACGGCGCGGTGGCGGTGCTCTACGAACTGGCAGCCGAGGCCAATCGCCAGAAAAGCGGCGAGCTTTCAGGGTTGCTGAAGGCCTTGGCGGGCTTGATTGGTCTGCTTGAGCGCGATCCGCTGGCTTACTTGCGCGGCGCGGTGGGCGCTGCCGGCGGGCCGGATGAGGCCGAAATCGATCAACTGGTAGCCGACCGGGTTGCTGCCAAAAAGGCGCGCAACTTCGCCGAGGCTGACCGGATTCGCGATCAGCTCAAGTCGCTGGGGATTGTCCTCGACGACACCGCGCAGGGAACCAGCTGGCGGCGCGCTTGA
- a CDS encoding ABC transporter substrate-binding protein, with amino-acid sequence MMFSLLAHGEPGIDDKNILIGMSAPFSGPIAGYGKQMQYAIQAGFEQINQAGGINGRKLQLLALDDAYDSSRTVSNTRRLIDDQKVFALIGYYGSNPTIDAMNQAFGPARVPLVGTISGADPLREAFTINPNARYLFNTRASYADETSAIVRQLVSLGLKRIGVLYHNDNFGRSGLDGATQALKQHQLELTVAAAIDRQNPDLSAAVSKIAGESVQAVILVALHKPAVSFIQAMKKTGQYPMFVTLSPIGTEQFIGDLGKDARGVVIAQVVPHLWNDTLPIVRDYRRLVGDDKASYHGLEAYLMTRTLQEGLKRAGKELTREKLITALESLNHFDLGGYRIDYGSKHRTGSRFVELTVVGPDGKILR; translated from the coding sequence ATGATGTTTTCACTGCTGGCGCATGGCGAACCGGGCATCGACGACAAAAACATCCTGATCGGGATGTCAGCCCCCTTTTCCGGCCCGATTGCCGGCTACGGGAAGCAGATGCAATATGCCATACAAGCGGGCTTCGAACAGATCAACCAGGCAGGCGGCATCAACGGCCGCAAGCTGCAACTGCTGGCACTCGATGACGCTTATGACAGCAGTCGTACCGTCAGCAATACCCGCCGACTGATCGATGACCAAAAGGTTTTTGCTCTGATCGGCTACTACGGCTCGAACCCCACCATCGATGCCATGAATCAGGCTTTCGGTCCGGCCCGCGTACCGCTGGTGGGCACCATCTCCGGCGCCGACCCGCTCCGCGAAGCCTTCACCATCAACCCCAATGCCCGCTATCTGTTCAATACCCGCGCCAGCTATGCCGATGAAACCAGCGCCATCGTCCGGCAACTGGTCTCACTGGGCCTCAAACGGATCGGCGTGCTCTATCACAACGACAATTTTGGCCGTTCCGGACTCGACGGCGCCACTCAGGCACTCAAACAACACCAGTTGGAATTGACGGTAGCAGCAGCCATTGACCGCCAGAACCCGGATCTGAGTGCTGCCGTCAGCAAAATTGCCGGCGAATCCGTCCAGGCTGTGATCCTGGTTGCGCTACACAAACCGGCCGTCAGTTTTATCCAGGCAATGAAAAAAACCGGGCAATACCCAATGTTCGTGACCCTTTCGCCGATTGGCACCGAACAATTCATTGGCGACCTGGGCAAGGATGCCCGCGGCGTAGTCATCGCGCAGGTCGTACCGCATCTGTGGAACGACACGCTGCCGATCGTACGCGACTACCGCCGCCTCGTCGGCGATGACAAAGCCTCCTACCATGGCCTGGAAGCTTATCTGATGACCCGCACGCTACAGGAAGGCCTGAAGCGGGCCGGCAAGGAACTGACGCGGGAAAAGCTGATTACCGCGCTGGAAAGCCTCAACCACTTTGACCTCGGTGGCTACCGTATCGATTACGGCAGCAAACACCGAACCGGTTCGCGCTTCGTCGAACTGACCGTGGTCGGCCCCGACGGGAAAATCTTGCGCTGA
- the dnaJ gene encoding molecular chaperone DnaJ produces the protein MSKRDFYEILGVNRDASDDEIKKAYRKLAMKYHPDRNPDNPSAEEKFKEAKEAYEILSDGQKRAAYDQYGHAGVDPQAGMGGGGFGGGGFADAFGGIFDEIFGGRAGGGGGGRSNVYRGADLRYNLEITLEQAAHGTETKIRIPTMEACDKCEGSGAKPGTQAKTCPTCHGAGQVRLQQGFFSIQQTCPKCHGTGRYIPDPCGSCGGTGRVKQHKTLAVKIPAGVDEGDRIRLAGEGEHGVNGGPAGDLYVQIHLKAHPVFQRDHNDLHCEMPISFTTAALGGEIEIPTLDGAASIKIPPETQTGRVFRLRGKGIKGVRSHTHGDLMCHVVVETPVNLTERQKELLRELAESSEQSETTHNPRAKSWMDKVKEFFGD, from the coding sequence ATGAGTAAACGCGATTTTTACGAAATCCTTGGCGTCAACCGCGACGCTTCGGACGACGAGATCAAGAAGGCCTACCGCAAGCTGGCCATGAAATACCATCCGGACCGCAACCCGGACAATCCGTCGGCTGAAGAAAAGTTCAAGGAAGCCAAGGAAGCCTACGAAATCCTTTCCGACGGACAGAAGCGGGCGGCTTACGACCAGTACGGTCATGCCGGGGTAGACCCGCAAGCCGGCATGGGCGGCGGCGGCTTTGGCGGCGGCGGCTTTGCCGATGCCTTCGGCGGCATCTTCGACGAAATTTTCGGCGGACGAGCCGGTGGTGGTGGCGGCGGACGCTCCAACGTCTATCGCGGCGCCGACCTGCGCTACAACCTCGAAATCACGCTGGAACAAGCCGCCCACGGGACAGAAACCAAGATTCGCATCCCGACCATGGAGGCTTGCGACAAGTGCGAGGGCTCCGGTGCCAAGCCAGGCACCCAGGCCAAGACTTGCCCCACCTGCCACGGCGCCGGCCAGGTTCGCCTGCAACAAGGCTTCTTCTCGATCCAGCAAACCTGCCCGAAATGTCATGGCACCGGCCGCTACATCCCCGATCCTTGCGGCAGTTGCGGTGGCACCGGTCGAGTCAAGCAACACAAGACGCTGGCCGTCAAGATTCCGGCGGGGGTCGATGAAGGTGATCGCATCCGTCTGGCCGGAGAGGGCGAACACGGCGTCAACGGCGGCCCGGCGGGCGACCTGTACGTCCAGATTCACCTCAAGGCGCACCCGGTCTTCCAGCGCGACCACAACGACCTGCATTGCGAGATGCCGATCTCCTTCACTACTGCCGCCCTCGGTGGGGAAATCGAGATCCCGACTCTGGATGGCGCCGCCAGCATCAAGATTCCGCCGGAAACCCAGACCGGCCGCGTTTTCCGATTGCGTGGCAAAGGCATCAAGGGGGTTCGCAGCCATACGCACGGCGACCTGATGTGTCACGTCGTCGTCGAAACCCCGGTCAACCTGACCGAACGGCAAAAGGAATTGCTGCGCGAACTGGCCGAAAGCAGCGAGCAAAGCGAAACCACCCACAATCCGCGCGCCAAGTCCTGGATGGACAAGGTTAAGGAATTTTTCGGCGACTGA
- the dnaK gene encoding molecular chaperone DnaK — translation MGKIIGIDLGTTNSCVAIMEGGQPKVIENAEGARTTPSIIGYTEDGEILCGAPAKRQAVTNPKNTLYAVKRLIGRRFEEKEVQKDISLMPFKIVKADNGDAWVEARDKKIAPPQVSAEVLRKMKKTAEDYLGEEVTEAVITVPAYFNDSQRQATKDAGRIAGLEVKRIINEPTAAALAFGMDKVAGKDKKIAVYDLGGGTFDISIIEIADVDGEKQFEVLATNGDTFLGGEDFDQRLIDYIIDEFKKESGADLKKDVLALQRLKEAAEKAKIELSSSQQTEINLPYITADASGPKHLALKITRAKFESLVDELIERTVAPCLTALKDAGCKIGDIDDVILVGGQSRMPKVQEKVKEVFGKEPRKDVNPDEAVAVGAAIQGGVLQGEVKDVLLLDVTPLSLGIETLGGIMTKLIQKNTTIPTKASQVFSTADDNQAAVTIHVLQGEREVAAGNKSLGQFNLEGIPPAPRGTPQIEVIFDIDANGIMHVTAKDKATGKENKITIKANSGLSEEEIQRMVKDAELHAEEDKKAHELADARNQADGMVHMVKKSLTEYGDKLEAAEKEAIEAAIKDVEDVLRDGDKDVITAKTEALSTAAQKLGEKMYAQQQAEAGAAAGAAGGQQQQAKEKTVEGDVVDAEFTEVNKDKK, via the coding sequence ATGGGCAAGATCATTGGTATTGACCTCGGCACCACCAACAGCTGCGTCGCCATCATGGAAGGCGGCCAGCCGAAAGTCATCGAGAACGCCGAAGGCGCGCGTACCACCCCGTCGATCATCGGCTACACCGAAGACGGCGAAATCCTCTGCGGTGCCCCGGCCAAGCGCCAGGCCGTGACCAACCCGAAGAACACGCTGTACGCGGTCAAGCGCCTGATCGGCCGCCGCTTCGAAGAGAAGGAAGTGCAGAAGGACATCTCCCTGATGCCCTTCAAGATCGTCAAGGCCGACAACGGCGACGCCTGGGTTGAAGCGCGCGACAAGAAAATCGCCCCGCCGCAGGTTTCCGCCGAGGTGCTGCGCAAGATGAAGAAGACCGCCGAAGACTACCTCGGCGAGGAAGTCACCGAAGCGGTCATCACCGTGCCGGCCTACTTCAACGACAGCCAGCGCCAGGCCACCAAGGACGCCGGCCGCATCGCCGGTCTGGAAGTCAAGCGCATCATCAACGAACCGACCGCTGCAGCCCTCGCTTTCGGCATGGACAAGGTGGCCGGCAAGGACAAGAAAATTGCCGTCTATGACCTCGGTGGCGGCACCTTCGACATCTCCATCATCGAAATCGCCGACGTCGATGGCGAAAAGCAGTTCGAAGTGCTGGCCACCAACGGCGACACCTTCCTCGGCGGCGAAGACTTCGACCAGCGCCTGATCGACTACATCATCGACGAATTCAAGAAAGAATCCGGTGCCGACCTGAAGAAGGACGTGCTGGCCCTGCAACGCCTGAAGGAAGCGGCCGAAAAGGCCAAGATCGAGCTGTCCTCCAGCCAGCAGACCGAAATCAACCTGCCCTACATCACCGCCGACGCCTCCGGCCCCAAGCACCTGGCACTGAAGATCACCCGCGCCAAGTTCGAGTCCCTGGTCGACGAGTTGATCGAGCGCACCGTTGCTCCCTGCCTGACCGCCCTGAAGGACGCCGGCTGCAAGATCGGCGACATCGACGACGTGATCCTGGTCGGCGGCCAGTCGCGCATGCCGAAGGTGCAGGAAAAGGTCAAGGAAGTGTTCGGCAAGGAGCCGCGCAAGGACGTCAACCCGGATGAAGCTGTCGCCGTCGGCGCTGCCATCCAGGGCGGCGTGCTGCAGGGTGAAGTCAAGGACGTGCTGCTGCTCGACGTGACCCCGCTGTCGCTGGGTATCGAAACCCTGGGTGGCATCATGACCAAGCTGATCCAGAAGAACACCACGATCCCGACCAAGGCCTCGCAAGTCTTCTCGACCGCCGACGACAATCAGGCCGCGGTGACCATCCACGTCCTGCAGGGCGAGCGTGAAGTCGCTGCTGGCAACAAGAGCCTCGGCCAGTTCAACCTCGAAGGCATCCCGCCGGCTCCGCGTGGCACGCCGCAGATCGAAGTCATCTTCGACATTGACGCCAACGGCATCATGCACGTCACCGCCAAGGACAAGGCCACCGGCAAGGAAAACAAGATCACCATCAAGGCCAACTCCGGCCTGAGCGAAGAAGAAATTCAACGCATGGTCAAGGACGCCGAGCTGCACGCCGAGGAAGACAAGAAGGCGCATGAGCTGGCTGACGCCCGCAACCAGGCCGACGGCATGGTGCATATGGTCAAGAAGTCGCTGACCGAATACGGCGACAAGCTCGAAGCTGCCGAGAAGGAAGCCATCGAAGCCGCGATCAAGGACGTCGAGGACGTGCTGCGCGACGGCGACAAGGACGTCATCACCGCCAAGACCGAAGCCCTGTCCACTGCCGCCCAGAAGCTGGGTGAAAAGATGTATGCCCAGCAGCAGGCCGAAGCCGGTGCTGCCGCCGGTGCCGCAGGCGGCCAGCAACAGCAGGCCAAGGAAAAGACGGTCGAAGGCGACGTGGTTGATGCCGAATTCACGGAAGTGAACAAGGACAAGAAGTAA
- the grpE gene encoding nucleotide exchange factor GrpE yields MSEQQTPQEALPENTGEATAAEVAENGAHIDTLPSMQEQLQALELKAAEHYDAWLRAKAEGENIRRRAQEDIAKAHKFAVEKFAGELLAVKDSLEAALAVQEQTVESFKSGVELTLKQLVSAFEKNALNEVNPVGEKFDPHKHQAIGMVDSEQEANTVVTVLQKGYTIAERTLRPALVMVAKGK; encoded by the coding sequence ATGTCCGAGCAACAGACCCCGCAGGAAGCCCTGCCCGAAAACACCGGCGAAGCCACTGCCGCCGAGGTTGCCGAGAACGGCGCCCACATCGACACCCTGCCCAGCATGCAGGAACAACTGCAAGCCCTCGAACTGAAGGCGGCCGAGCACTACGACGCCTGGCTGCGCGCCAAAGCCGAAGGGGAAAACATCCGCCGTCGCGCACAGGAGGATATTGCCAAGGCCCACAAGTTTGCCGTCGAAAAGTTTGCCGGTGAATTGCTGGCGGTCAAGGACAGCCTCGAAGCAGCACTGGCCGTACAGGAACAAACCGTCGAAAGCTTCAAGTCAGGGGTTGAGCTGACGCTGAAGCAGTTGGTCTCCGCCTTCGAAAAGAACGCCCTGAACGAGGTCAACCCGGTCGGCGAGAAATTCGATCCGCACAAGCACCAGGCCATCGGGATGGTCGACTCCGAGCAGGAGGCCAACACCGTGGTCACCGTCCTGCAAAAGGGGTACACCATTGCCGAACGCACCCTGCGCCCGGCCTTGGTCATGGTGGCCAAGGGCAAGTAA
- a CDS encoding methyl-accepting chemotaxis protein, translated as MPRLADLKIWVRLTAAIWLTLAIIWVGAILWTTQVNRETAIRQAQDFAQSIHEMTMAGLTGMMITGTVGQREVFLDQIKQLSIIKDLHVARGEAVSKLFGPDSKSKRELDNLEKQVMDSGKPHLSVESDSGGTFLRVINPTKAAKNYLGKDCIMCHQVPEGTVLGVVSMKVSLDSVEAEVASFRLKIAGAALGALGALLLIVYWLSRHFVTAPLEELRIGLRDIARGEGDLTRRLPVKGKDEIGQSAFVFNEMMENFNQLVRQVRDSAQQVSSRVASLSDSADAVSNSSHLQNEKSIGAAAAVEQLVTSIASIAQSAEHVQHQSQESLERAKEGGRNLETLRQEMNVVAQAVTEMAESVNNFVRNTDAITQMTREVKDIAEQTNLLALNAAIEAARAGEQGRGFAVVADEVRKLAEKSSRSASEIDAITSSLNAQSVSVRRSIDAGLEHLESSQTAVASVADVLQATNGSVLEVGRGLDAIAAATEQQRRVASDVESSIESIAAMARDNNQSVEQTAEAAHDLKNLADGLGNLVGRFRV; from the coding sequence ATGCCACGCCTTGCCGACCTGAAAATATGGGTCCGTCTTACCGCAGCCATCTGGCTGACCCTGGCAATCATCTGGGTGGGAGCCATCCTCTGGACCACCCAGGTCAACCGGGAGACGGCGATCAGGCAGGCGCAAGATTTTGCCCAGAGCATCCACGAAATGACGATGGCCGGCCTGACCGGCATGATGATCACCGGTACGGTTGGCCAGCGGGAAGTTTTCCTCGATCAGATCAAGCAGCTATCGATCATCAAGGATTTGCATGTCGCCCGCGGCGAGGCCGTTAGCAAGCTTTTCGGCCCTGACAGTAAAAGCAAGCGCGAGCTCGACAATCTGGAAAAGCAGGTGATGGACAGCGGCAAACCGCACCTGTCCGTCGAAAGCGACAGCGGCGGCACCTTCCTGCGCGTGATCAATCCAACCAAGGCTGCCAAGAACTATCTGGGCAAGGATTGCATCATGTGCCATCAGGTCCCTGAGGGCACCGTGCTCGGCGTAGTCAGCATGAAGGTCTCGCTCGACTCGGTGGAAGCTGAAGTTGCCTCCTTCCGCCTCAAGATTGCCGGCGCCGCCCTCGGTGCCTTGGGTGCGTTGCTGCTGATCGTTTATTGGTTAAGCCGGCATTTCGTTACCGCCCCGCTCGAGGAATTGCGCATTGGCCTGCGCGACATCGCACGCGGCGAAGGCGATCTGACCCGGCGACTGCCAGTCAAGGGGAAAGATGAAATCGGCCAGTCCGCCTTCGTCTTCAACGAGATGATGGAGAACTTCAATCAACTCGTACGCCAGGTTCGCGATTCGGCGCAACAGGTTTCTTCGCGAGTTGCTTCGCTCTCTGACAGCGCCGATGCGGTTTCCAACAGCTCGCACCTGCAGAATGAAAAGTCGATTGGCGCCGCTGCTGCCGTCGAGCAACTGGTAACCAGCATCGCCTCGATCGCCCAGAGTGCCGAGCACGTCCAGCACCAATCGCAGGAAAGCCTGGAAAGAGCCAAGGAAGGCGGCCGTAATCTGGAAACCCTGCGCCAGGAAATGAATGTCGTAGCTCAAGCGGTCACCGAGATGGCCGAATCGGTCAACAATTTTGTCCGCAACACCGACGCAATCACCCAGATGACCCGTGAGGTCAAGGATATTGCAGAGCAAACCAATCTGCTCGCGCTCAACGCGGCAATCGAAGCGGCTCGGGCCGGCGAGCAGGGAAGAGGTTTTGCTGTAGTTGCCGACGAAGTCCGCAAGCTGGCCGAAAAATCATCGCGTTCAGCCAGTGAAATCGACGCCATCACTTCCAGCCTGAATGCCCAGTCGGTGTCGGTCCGGCGCAGCATCGATGCTGGCCTTGAGCACCTGGAAAGCAGTCAGACAGCCGTTGCCAGTGTCGCCGACGTTCTGCAGGCGACCAACGGTTCGGTGCTGGAAGTTGGCCGTGGCCTTGACGCCATTGCCGCAGCCACCGAACAACAGCGTCGGGTGGCCAGCGATGTCGAATCCAGTATCGAGTCGATTGCTGCCATGGCTCGGGACAACAACCAGTCGGTCGAACAAACGGCTGAGGCCGCACACGACCTGAAAAATCTGGCGGACGGACTAGGCAATCTGGTCGGGCGCTTCCGGGTCTGA
- a CDS encoding VCBS repeat-containing protein, producing MKIAASNVQMDSAHAARKQREVHETLRTWGGLRPAAQPPQGNGETPANVLISSAGRELAAADGSGQAREIDDEIRDKVAKDPKTQLIRSVVEFFLGHEVEIFDSAELQSEISSTRSQQASIEASLERSRAGFELTRRETYREVESTQFAAEGKVLTADGQEISFKIELSMQREFYQESSQTLRVGQEPRRKDPLVLNFNGNAAQLTDQRFAFDLNADGHSENINFVAAGSGFLVFDRNNDGKVNNGKELFGPETDNGFAELAKLDEDGNGWIDEGDSAFGHLRIWSLGENGEKTLQTLDAVGVGAIHLGQVSSPFEIKDRNNQLLGAVRSTGIFLQENGNTGTIQQIDLTA from the coding sequence ATGAAAATTGCAGCCAGCAATGTACAAATGGACTCGGCGCACGCTGCGCGGAAACAGCGCGAAGTGCATGAAACATTACGCACTTGGGGAGGACTGCGTCCCGCTGCCCAACCTCCCCAAGGCAACGGCGAGACTCCTGCCAATGTCCTTATTTCATCTGCCGGCCGCGAATTGGCGGCAGCCGATGGCAGCGGACAGGCACGTGAAATCGATGACGAAATTCGGGACAAGGTCGCCAAAGACCCCAAAACACAATTGATTCGCTCAGTGGTCGAATTCTTCCTCGGCCACGAAGTGGAGATTTTCGACAGCGCCGAACTGCAGAGCGAAATTAGCAGTACGCGTAGTCAGCAGGCCTCGATCGAAGCCAGCCTTGAGCGTAGCCGGGCCGGTTTCGAACTAACCCGCCGGGAAACCTACCGAGAGGTCGAATCGACACAATTCGCTGCCGAGGGGAAAGTACTTACCGCCGACGGCCAGGAAATATCGTTCAAGATTGAACTCTCGATGCAGCGCGAGTTTTATCAGGAAAGCAGCCAGACCTTGCGGGTTGGGCAAGAGCCCCGGCGCAAGGATCCATTGGTCCTGAACTTCAATGGCAACGCAGCCCAATTGACCGACCAGCGCTTTGCCTTCGATCTCAATGCCGACGGCCACAGCGAAAACATCAATTTTGTCGCGGCCGGCAGCGGCTTTCTGGTCTTTGACCGAAACAATGACGGAAAGGTCAATAACGGCAAAGAGCTCTTCGGACCCGAAACCGACAACGGTTTTGCCGAACTGGCCAAACTCGATGAAGACGGCAATGGCTGGATTGACGAAGGCGACAGCGCTTTCGGGCATTTGCGCATCTGGAGCCTGGGCGAAAACGGAGAGAAAACACTCCAGACTTTGGACGCAGTCGGGGTTGGCGCCATCCACCTCGGCCAGGTCAGTAGCCCCTTTGAAATCAAGGATCGCAACAACCAACTGCTGGGCGCAGTTCGCAGCACCGGGATTTTTTTGCAGGAAAATGGCAATACTGGCACAATCCAGCAAATTGATCTGACCGCTTAG